Proteins co-encoded in one Dehalogenimonas sp. WBC-2 genomic window:
- a CDS encoding molecular chaperone (small heat shock protein): MLLQKWDPIREMRQVDRAMNRLWRGYGWPEEAEEWNIPVDVARKGDEFIVKASLPGVKAEDIEVSVENNVLTLKAESATEKEMEEGGYMVRERSCGTFYRALSLPDTIDTAKIEPVYANGVLTITLPTAEEKKRKQIKVTVKEEHKAIESK; this comes from the coding sequence ATGTTACTACAAAAATGGGATCCTATACGTGAAATGAGGCAGGTTGACAGGGCAATGAACCGTCTATGGCGGGGGTACGGGTGGCCGGAAGAGGCTGAGGAGTGGAATATTCCGGTTGATGTAGCCCGCAAAGGGGATGAGTTCATCGTGAAGGCGTCTCTGCCAGGGGTCAAAGCAGAGGACATTGAAGTATCGGTTGAGAACAATGTCCTGACTCTTAAGGCCGAAAGCGCCACAGAAAAAGAAATGGAGGAAGGCGGTTACATGGTGCGCGAGCGATCATGCGGTACTTTCTACCGGGCGTTGTCACTGCCTGATACCATTGATACGGCCAAAATTGAGCCGGTGTACGCTAACGGCGTACTGACCATAACCCTACCCACGGCAGAGGAAAAGAAGCGGAAGCAGATCAAGGTAACGGTCAAGGAAGAGCACAAGGCCATAGAATCCAAATAA
- a CDS encoding DNA polymerase III delta subunit: MHYLLAGPDDYSLKVKLTAIKHSLGDFAMLSMATSSFEGAKLSPSEFRLNVQATPFLAPARLVIVNGLLDRFQTKGEDTGGKKKPKTEDTAEFASIILSSPPSTTVVLIEKTLNRANPLFKSITDVVETHEFPLFDKPRLKEWIGRRVMNAGGQITPGAINLLVQYVGADLWSVATEIDKLTLYAADRQITEVDIKTLVSSAQESSIFNLVDAIFERRLKGATEALESLKSGGLSAGYVLSMLARQLRLMIQLKDLKSLGEKDIEIRRRLNLSADFVWRKTQDQASHFSIERFKDIYSKLLETDISIKSGQLDESTAIDLLVAELSTQ, encoded by the coding sequence TTGCACTATCTCCTGGCCGGCCCGGATGATTATTCGCTCAAGGTTAAGCTAACCGCTATCAAGCACTCATTGGGTGATTTTGCCATGCTGTCCATGGCGACCAGTTCTTTTGAAGGCGCTAAACTCAGCCCGTCAGAATTTCGTTTAAACGTGCAGGCAACGCCTTTTTTGGCGCCCGCCAGACTGGTCATTGTGAATGGTCTGTTGGACCGTTTCCAGACCAAGGGCGAGGATACAGGTGGTAAAAAAAAGCCAAAAACAGAAGATACTGCTGAGTTCGCCAGCATTATCCTGTCTTCGCCGCCTTCTACCACCGTCGTTTTGATTGAAAAGACGCTAAACCGTGCCAATCCTTTATTCAAATCCATCACCGACGTTGTTGAAACCCACGAATTTCCTCTTTTTGATAAACCCAGATTAAAAGAGTGGATCGGGCGGCGGGTGATGAATGCCGGAGGACAAATTACTCCGGGTGCCATCAATCTGCTGGTTCAGTATGTGGGTGCTGACCTGTGGTCTGTGGCCACTGAGATAGATAAATTGACCCTTTACGCCGCTGACCGTCAGATTACAGAGGTTGACATAAAAACGCTGGTTAGCTCTGCCCAGGAGTCCAGTATTTTCAACTTGGTGGATGCCATCTTTGAACGGCGGCTGAAAGGCGCCACCGAAGCTCTGGAAAGCCTGAAATCCGGGGGTCTTTCGGCTGGTTATGTCCTTTCCATGCTGGCCCGGCAGTTAAGGCTGATGATCCAACTTAAAGACTTGAAAAGCCTGGGTGAAAAAGATATTGAAATCAGACGGCGGCTTAACCTCTCGGCTGACTTCGTATGGAGAAAAACACAGGATCAGGCATCGCATTTTTCAATAGAACGATTCAAGGATATTTACAGCAAACTTCTGGAAACTGATATCAGCATCAAAAGCGGTCAATTGGATGAGTCAACGGCCATTGATTTATTGGTAGCTGAACTTTCGACTCAATAA
- a CDS encoding tRNAguanine transglycosylase, translated as MPVGSQATIKTLTPDEVRDIGYKIILANNYHLYLRPGTKVVESYGGLHKFMNWDGAMLTDSGGYQVFSLSPLRKMSDEGVTFRSHIDGSEHFFSPELAIKYQESFGADIIMALDECPPVEGSHDVIAAAVARTHSWAVRCLKAKTRDDQALFPIVQGGLHADLRRRSAQGLVAEEFPGYAIGGLAIGESKDQTIEITAETTAILPIDKPRYLMGVGSPEDVVRGVGAGIDMFDSALPTRVARNGALFTRHGRIDIVNARYEGDKNPIEDGCGCYTCSRFSAGYVHHLFRAKELLAYRLATLHNLSFMFTLMADIRRAIINERYDDFSRNFLSEYRTTDETVRLNQKRQWLQGRHAEN; from the coding sequence ATGCCGGTAGGCTCCCAAGCTACGATCAAGACGTTAACCCCGGATGAAGTCAGAGATATTGGCTATAAAATCATCCTGGCCAACAATTATCATCTTTACCTGCGGCCGGGCACTAAAGTGGTCGAGAGTTACGGCGGATTACATAAGTTCATGAATTGGGATGGGGCTATGCTCACGGACTCGGGCGGATATCAGGTATTTTCCCTGTCGCCCTTGCGAAAAATGAGCGACGAGGGCGTTACCTTCCGTTCTCACATCGACGGTTCAGAACACTTCTTCAGCCCCGAGTTGGCCATCAAATACCAGGAATCATTTGGGGCGGATATAATCATGGCATTGGATGAATGCCCGCCGGTGGAAGGCTCACACGATGTCATTGCAGCCGCAGTAGCTCGAACCCACTCCTGGGCGGTTAGATGCCTGAAGGCTAAAACACGGGATGACCAGGCGCTTTTCCCCATCGTCCAGGGAGGGTTGCATGCCGACCTCCGGCGACGTTCAGCACAGGGGCTGGTAGCGGAAGAATTCCCCGGTTACGCCATCGGTGGGCTGGCTATTGGCGAAAGCAAAGATCAGACCATCGAGATCACCGCCGAAACTACGGCGATACTGCCCATTGATAAACCCCGCTACCTCATGGGCGTCGGCTCCCCGGAGGATGTCGTGCGGGGTGTAGGCGCCGGTATTGATATGTTCGATTCAGCGCTACCGACCCGGGTAGCCAGAAACGGCGCACTCTTTACCCGTCATGGCCGTATCGATATCGTCAACGCCCGCTATGAAGGAGATAAAAACCCGATAGAAGATGGTTGCGGTTGTTACACCTGCTCCCGCTTTTCAGCCGGTTACGTCCATCACCTGTTCCGGGCTAAAGAGCTCCTGGCTTATCGATTAGCGACACTTCATAACCTAAGCTTTATGTTTACTTTAATGGCCGATATCCGTCGCGCCATTATCAACGAACGGTATGATGATTTTAGCCGTAACTTTCTATCGGAATACCGGACGACCGATGAAACAGTGCGTCTCAATCAAAAAAGGCAGTGGCTGCAAGGACGGCATGCTGAAAATTAG
- a CDS encoding branched-chain amino acid aminotransferase FtsH — MPSYCYFKGEIIPLENAKISVMTHALHYGTGKEAEAGQGHGI, encoded by the coding sequence ATGCCGTCTTATTGCTACTTTAAGGGTGAAATCATCCCGCTTGAGAATGCCAAGATCAGCGTAATGACCCACGCCCTGCACTACGGCACAGGAAAAGAGGCGGAAGCAGGTCAAGGCCATGGAATCTAA
- a CDS encoding universal stress protein produces the protein MTEYHTLLVPVGGRPEDEDALELACHLSRYSGNARIVVSHIISVDRSLPLDAEIDTEIARAEGVLSRFENLGKKFGCTIETNLLQARAVAPAIIDEAVEQKADAIVIGSNYKTHFGEFCLGEVVPYVLQNAPCRVILSHRQQS, from the coding sequence ATGACTGAATATCACACCTTATTAGTCCCGGTAGGCGGGCGACCAGAAGATGAGGACGCTCTGGAGCTGGCTTGTCATCTATCCCGTTATTCCGGCAATGCCCGGATAGTGGTGAGCCATATCATTTCGGTTGATCGTTCACTGCCGCTTGATGCAGAGATAGACACTGAGATCGCCAGAGCAGAAGGCGTGTTGTCGCGCTTTGAGAACCTCGGTAAAAAATTCGGCTGCACTATAGAAACCAACCTGTTGCAGGCACGAGCGGTCGCCCCGGCCATCATCGATGAGGCGGTGGAACAAAAAGCCGATGCCATTGTCATTGGTTCAAACTACAAGACCCATTTCGGTGAATTCTGTCTGGGTGAAGTCGTGCCCTATGTTCTTCAGAACGCCCCTTGCCGGGTTATCCTGAGCCACCGGCAACAGTCTTAA
- a CDS encoding putative Holliday junction resolvase — translation MVLERIIGLDVGDKWVGVALSDPMGIIAKPIKILERCDELTDAESVVRLIKDHQANKVVVGLPRLLTGVVGTQAERVQKFAQRLASLTDAPVLFQDERFSTAGAKEIMKVNRKKAKKGFFSTERDDAVAAAVILQDWLDENRPGRI, via the coding sequence ATGGTGCTTGAACGTATTATCGGTTTGGATGTCGGCGATAAATGGGTTGGGGTGGCTCTTTCTGACCCGATGGGCATCATTGCCAAGCCGATAAAAATCCTGGAACGCTGCGACGAACTGACGGATGCCGAATCAGTTGTACGGTTAATCAAAGATCATCAGGCTAACAAAGTGGTAGTCGGATTACCCAGGTTGCTCACCGGCGTTGTCGGCACCCAGGCCGAACGCGTCCAAAAATTCGCCCAACGGCTGGCATCGCTAACTGATGCCCCCGTGCTTTTTCAGGACGAACGGTTTTCGACAGCAGGAGCAAAAGAGATCATGAAGGTTAACCGCAAGAAGGCAAAGAAGGGGTTCTTTTCAACAGAAAGGGATGATGCCGTGGCCGCGGCGGTGATACTTCAGGATTGGTTGGACGAGAACCGCCCTGGCAGAATTTAA
- the ftsH gene encoding FtSH (cell division protein): MFINELFRIVNGALRLDLDKVRNYTEFLADRLEKEGDPTSAGRLRKLLVETDNQLRPASIGTSKTLPIDAESRFPLIEHVNLRAINDAPVILEEAQWEIIYEFLSIAKSHGQLDAEGIGGSVSLLMCGPPGTGKSRLARLIAQQLGLGLYIARLDGLVSSFLGSTSKNIRALFDFAARTPCVLFLDEFDAIAKIRSDTQEMGELKRVVNSFIQNLDSFGPQSIILAATNHEGLLDAAVWRRFTYRLELGYPSFESRTQMWEQFMPPLDFNEHDVKLLVDLSEGFSGSDIQEVCRRLKRRRVVTKENPTLNDAFQVLQNLGIGEGENRRFLSQLKGMGPGVVAQILQDRNKKLYGKTALARLLGVTRSTIYRRMVMEEKQND, encoded by the coding sequence ATGTTCATAAATGAGCTATTTCGTATCGTTAATGGTGCGTTACGTCTCGACCTTGATAAAGTTCGTAATTATACGGAGTTTCTCGCTGATCGACTTGAGAAGGAAGGCGATCCAACGTCTGCGGGGCGGTTAAGGAAGCTGTTAGTAGAAACTGATAACCAGTTGAGGCCTGCGAGTATTGGGACTTCTAAAACCCTCCCAATAGATGCGGAAAGCAGATTCCCTCTCATTGAACATGTTAATCTTAGAGCGATAAATGATGCTCCGGTTATACTTGAGGAAGCTCAGTGGGAGATTATTTACGAATTTTTGAGCATAGCCAAGAGCCATGGACAATTAGACGCTGAGGGGATTGGGGGATCTGTCAGTCTTCTTATGTGTGGTCCTCCAGGTACGGGCAAGAGCCGCTTGGCTCGACTAATTGCACAACAATTGGGGCTTGGACTGTATATTGCACGTTTAGATGGTTTGGTTTCTTCATTTCTAGGCAGTACTTCAAAAAATATCCGGGCACTGTTTGATTTTGCTGCAAGGACGCCATGCGTGTTATTTCTCGATGAGTTTGATGCGATTGCAAAAATTAGAAGCGATACACAGGAAATGGGTGAACTGAAACGTGTCGTAAATAGTTTTATTCAAAATCTGGATTCTTTTGGCCCACAATCTATCATTTTGGCGGCAACAAATCATGAAGGATTACTTGATGCTGCTGTTTGGCGCCGTTTTACATACCGTCTTGAATTAGGTTATCCGTCATTTGAATCACGAACTCAGATGTGGGAGCAGTTCATGCCGCCGTTAGATTTTAACGAACATGACGTCAAATTGCTTGTGGACCTTTCTGAAGGTTTCTCGGGGTCTGACATTCAGGAGGTTTGCCGGAGGCTTAAACGTCGGAGAGTGGTTACAAAAGAAAATCCAACATTAAATGATGCATTTCAAGTTCTTCAAAACCTTGGTATCGGTGAAGGAGAAAACCGTAGATTCCTATCTCAACTTAAAGGGATGGGTCCTGGAGTTGTTGCTCAAATTCTGCAAGATCGAAATAAGAAATTATATGGAAAGACTGCACTTGCGCGTCTTCTGGGAGTAACTCGGTCAACAATTTACCGTCGAATGGTCATGGAGGAAAAGCAAAATGACTAG
- the hspR gene encoding HspR transcriptional repressor (HspR transcriptional repressor of DnaK operon), with product MLVMLPYAVRIMMDAKYTMYVTVAMTGIEAHRIRRYEAAGLLSPSRSDGKHRLFSDSDIEVIQEITVLVNRGVNFEGVRHILALRRGEDV from the coding sequence TTGTTAGTTATGCTACCATACGCAGTGAGAATAATGATGGACGCAAAGTACACAATGTATGTAACCGTAGCCATGACAGGCATTGAGGCTCACCGCATCCGGCGGTATGAAGCCGCCGGGTTACTGTCCCCGTCAAGGTCTGACGGCAAGCACAGATTGTTCTCTGACAGCGACATTGAGGTTATTCAGGAGATCACGGTATTGGTTAACCGGGGAGTGAACTTTGAAGGTGTCCGTCACATTTTGGCCTTGCGACGCGGCGAGGATGTGTAA
- a CDS encoding reductive dehalogenase membrane anchor — protein MWLVIGLIIGAALIWLVSAMKGKGISMKWYEWIIGIIGLALLLFTIQNYFGSQAELEPTAANMFLLITGLPALILLAVTWQLVIRHKAA, from the coding sequence ATGTGGTTGGTAATCGGTCTTATCATCGGCGCGGCGCTCATCTGGCTGGTCAGTGCCATGAAGGGCAAGGGGATCAGCATGAAATGGTACGAATGGATCATCGGTATCATTGGCTTGGCCCTGCTTCTTTTCACCATCCAGAATTACTTCGGCTCTCAGGCTGAGCTTGAACCCACCGCCGCCAATATGTTCCTTCTGATCACCGGCCTGCCCGCCTTGATCCTGCTGGCCGTAACCTGGCAGCTGGTCATCCGCCACAAGGCCGCCTAA
- a CDS encoding putative serine protease: protein MTSSESPWVDRLPIKLIMPNQGKEKKNPSGGAPPKPFRTVDVPYRKRLSAEVSAISDAVLPYVKRIGSAPFRAKLLPKAIAKSHRPERLFSDDTCPIIGVGRLGELFLKATPDGLNKLRNTIENDQTQQVVKELSSVEVFEPITPVFRIKGVEPKDVLRWSPRRDNTFVTRISLFNVGDADEQTGLVEDFKRVCKERDIHIKPEGYSSDSFVYGVGCHTVEDVVALTRVVGVKTVVSMPLVRTIKPQTHNPKPIPKLRVREDYPGDVPVVVVVDSGISDQIPELNSWVIGRESKVAPVYRNPEHGTFVAGLISCGSVLNPTFSNIDPNPCAIFDFQVLPNGDPAKGPIEFFTEQEFLVSLEEVLGLHANEYKVWNLSLGTSEVCSLDEFSSFAQELDNLQEKYSVSFVISAGNFQSPPLLDFPRTPSQMEVGRITVPSDSVLGISVGSISHVDYKDDGPKMNEPSAFSRHGAGPNYIIKPDLVHYGGACSVDVSHISGIRSLGESGSVENIGTSFSAPLVSKTLAQIYHQVTPTPQPVLARALLTHHARDPRTLGRVPDGEENYFGFGIPSAVPDCLECTPYSSTLVFEDALRPGFFLEWDDFPYPTALKRDGRYFGEIWMTVAFSPERGARWGSEYCETHIDAHFGVIRDHVSRKTGEITTSFTGLVPPEHKNPGALYESYQVEKLRKWAPVRTYYGDLGENGERGERWRLAVKLLTRHGIEDVDSFKPQPFSLIITISDPRKIAPVYDEMARIVRSRFQAQNLTLRATARIQRNTLG from the coding sequence ATGACTAGCAGCGAGAGCCCCTGGGTTGATAGACTTCCGATCAAGTTGATAATGCCAAACCAAGGGAAAGAAAAGAAGAATCCCAGTGGAGGTGCGCCTCCGAAACCGTTTCGTACTGTAGATGTGCCGTATCGAAAACGACTTTCAGCTGAAGTATCAGCGATCAGTGATGCAGTATTACCTTATGTTAAGCGGATTGGTTCAGCACCTTTTCGTGCCAAATTGTTACCAAAAGCAATTGCGAAAAGTCATCGTCCTGAACGGCTTTTTTCAGATGATACTTGTCCAATCATCGGGGTTGGTCGCCTCGGGGAATTATTTTTAAAAGCAACCCCAGACGGTCTTAACAAACTAAGAAATACAATTGAAAATGACCAAACCCAACAAGTAGTGAAGGAGTTATCTAGCGTTGAAGTATTCGAACCAATCACGCCTGTTTTTAGAATAAAGGGCGTTGAACCCAAGGACGTACTCCGTTGGAGCCCGCGGCGCGATAATACTTTTGTCACTCGTATTAGTCTTTTCAATGTGGGGGATGCGGATGAGCAAACTGGGTTGGTTGAAGATTTTAAACGCGTTTGCAAAGAACGAGATATTCATATCAAACCGGAGGGTTATTCGTCGGACAGTTTCGTTTATGGAGTAGGTTGCCACACAGTTGAAGACGTCGTTGCACTCACTCGGGTTGTGGGAGTCAAGACGGTTGTCAGTATGCCATTAGTGCGGACGATAAAACCTCAGACACATAACCCAAAACCCATCCCTAAACTGCGTGTTCGCGAGGATTACCCTGGAGATGTTCCTGTGGTTGTAGTGGTGGATAGTGGGATTTCAGACCAGATTCCAGAATTGAATTCATGGGTTATTGGCCGTGAATCGAAAGTTGCACCAGTGTATCGGAACCCAGAGCATGGGACTTTTGTAGCTGGGTTGATTAGCTGTGGGAGCGTTCTAAACCCAACATTTTCTAATATTGATCCCAATCCGTGCGCTATATTCGACTTCCAAGTACTGCCAAATGGAGATCCCGCAAAAGGTCCCATCGAATTTTTTACGGAACAAGAATTTTTAGTTTCGCTTGAGGAAGTGCTTGGTTTACACGCAAATGAATATAAAGTTTGGAATCTCTCATTAGGGACTAGTGAGGTTTGTTCATTAGATGAATTTTCATCGTTTGCACAGGAACTGGACAATTTGCAGGAAAAATATAGCGTATCTTTCGTAATAAGCGCTGGTAATTTCCAAAGCCCTCCTTTGTTAGATTTTCCGAGGACACCGTCTCAAATGGAGGTAGGGCGAATAACGGTTCCTTCTGACAGCGTATTGGGGATTTCAGTAGGTTCGATTTCACATGTGGATTATAAGGATGACGGGCCAAAAATGAATGAACCATCAGCTTTTTCACGTCATGGTGCTGGACCGAACTATATTATCAAGCCCGATTTAGTGCATTATGGTGGAGCATGTTCCGTTGATGTCTCTCACATAAGTGGGATCCGATCTCTAGGAGAGTCGGGTTCAGTGGAAAACATCGGGACAAGTTTTTCGGCTCCTCTTGTATCGAAGACCTTGGCCCAAATATACCATCAAGTTACGCCAACTCCTCAACCGGTTCTTGCGCGGGCTTTATTGACCCATCATGCGCGTGATCCTCGAACATTGGGAAGAGTTCCCGATGGTGAAGAAAACTATTTTGGATTTGGAATTCCATCGGCTGTGCCAGATTGTTTAGAATGCACCCCATATTCTTCCACGCTTGTTTTTGAAGATGCTCTCAGACCAGGGTTTTTTCTCGAATGGGATGATTTCCCCTACCCAACAGCTCTGAAGCGTGATGGCCGCTATTTCGGTGAAATTTGGATGACAGTGGCTTTTTCACCCGAAAGAGGAGCTAGGTGGGGTAGTGAGTATTGTGAGACCCATATAGATGCGCATTTTGGAGTTATTCGTGATCATGTCTCTCGCAAAACGGGCGAAATTACAACTTCATTTACTGGACTCGTTCCACCTGAACATAAAAATCCTGGTGCATTGTATGAATCATATCAAGTGGAAAAACTTAGAAAATGGGCGCCCGTCCGGACTTATTATGGGGATCTTGGGGAAAATGGCGAACGTGGTGAACGGTGGAGGTTAGCAGTGAAACTCCTAACACGACACGGCATCGAGGACGTTGATTCGTTTAAACCCCAACCGTTTTCTTTAATAATAACTATTTCTGATCCACGAAAGATTGCCCCAGTTTATGATGAGATGGCCCGGATAGTCCGCTCCCGCTTTCAAGCCCAGAATCTTACACTTAGAGCAACAGCTAGAATTCAAAGGAACACTCTCGGATAG
- a CDS encoding reductive dehalogenase — MKNLGIAGAGVGAAALAAPAFTDLDNMMSDDSAEVKRPWWIKKLELEHPTVEIDWTAMKRYDCRMQTQVPWVNVQYVGKDAWLAMRAKATEVANKNLGQKGSTLRDIALSSGSNSNIHGDYGTESTFTGKKTAKTPEEVGLPMWSGTPEENTRILRSAASFFGAARIGISELGTASADARKLVYTYFRGNASNDKFIDSWPPPLTDCRQVVMEDIDPGYDDGKVIHIPNKELWKVSVMVPQDKDAWRTAMADAPSSIASAANTSRYRNYNTVKLCLQDFLRGLGYIGYGTDESGRQLVPSESSAVMGGIAEMARHSDAAIDPEYGANMGYWTLITDMPLAPDRPIDAGIFRFCHTCHKCADACPSGSISQDSEPTWDVPNFGRPQPNTFNNPGKKLFWTDQHCCVMYRNVYGCRICRPVCTFHVNSGAMAHQVIRATLATTPLFNGLFWSMAKPFGYGLKDSDKWWDMDLPTLGYDSTVMSFNGGYKK, encoded by the coding sequence ATGAAAAACTTAGGGATTGCCGGAGCAGGGGTCGGCGCAGCAGCGTTGGCCGCTCCAGCTTTCACTGACCTGGATAACATGATGTCCGACGATTCAGCCGAAGTAAAACGGCCATGGTGGATCAAGAAACTGGAATTGGAACATCCGACGGTCGAGATTGACTGGACCGCGATGAAACGCTATGACTGCCGCATGCAGACCCAGGTACCATGGGTTAACGTCCAATACGTCGGCAAGGACGCCTGGTTGGCGATGAGGGCAAAAGCTACCGAAGTTGCGAACAAGAACCTTGGCCAAAAAGGCAGCACCCTCAGGGATATTGCATTATCATCTGGCTCCAACTCCAACATCCACGGTGATTATGGCACCGAATCAACTTTTACCGGGAAAAAAACAGCTAAAACCCCAGAGGAAGTGGGCTTACCGATGTGGTCCGGCACTCCGGAAGAAAACACCCGCATACTGAGGTCAGCTGCGAGTTTCTTCGGAGCGGCCAGAATTGGTATCAGTGAACTTGGTACTGCCAGCGCTGATGCCCGGAAGTTGGTTTATACGTACTTCCGGGGCAATGCCAGCAATGATAAGTTCATCGACAGCTGGCCCCCTCCTCTCACGGATTGCCGTCAGGTGGTCATGGAAGATATAGACCCCGGATATGATGATGGCAAGGTCATCCACATTCCGAATAAGGAACTTTGGAAGGTCAGCGTTATGGTTCCGCAGGATAAGGACGCATGGCGAACCGCCATGGCGGATGCGCCTTCCAGCATTGCATCTGCCGCGAACACAAGCCGATATCGCAACTACAATACCGTAAAATTATGCCTGCAGGATTTTCTACGCGGGTTGGGCTACATAGGTTACGGTACTGATGAGAGCGGCCGACAGCTTGTCCCTTCTGAATCCAGTGCCGTTATGGGTGGTATCGCTGAGATGGCCCGCCATAGCGATGCCGCCATCGATCCAGAATACGGTGCCAATATGGGATATTGGACACTAATTACCGATATGCCGCTGGCTCCCGACAGGCCGATTGATGCCGGTATCTTCCGCTTCTGCCATACATGCCACAAATGCGCCGATGCCTGTCCTTCCGGCTCCATCTCACAAGATTCAGAACCGACGTGGGATGTACCGAACTTCGGCCGACCGCAACCCAACACCTTTAACAATCCAGGTAAAAAGCTCTTTTGGACGGATCAACACTGCTGCGTCATGTATCGCAACGTTTACGGCTGCAGGATCTGCCGTCCCGTCTGTACCTTCCATGTGAACTCCGGAGCCATGGCTCACCAGGTGATTAGAGCCACCCTGGCTACGACACCTTTATTCAATGGACTGTTCTGGAGTATGGCCAAACCATTTGGCTACGGACTCAAAGATTCCGACAAATGGTGGGATATGGATCTGCCGACTCTTGGGTATGATTCAACAGTCATGTCATTCAACGGCGGTTATAAGAAGTAG
- a CDS encoding membrane protein (CBS-domain-containing), translating into MELIDPHFKKNPRPYIVQSLLALVALFIILFFIESLTQAVIVAALGASTFIVFTMPHSVTAQPRRLIGGHLIGIIVGSLCYLALYNSNLISANSPLAITVFVYALAVAISMFLMAITSTEHPPAAATALGILIYNGDSSAVPAIIIFTIALAIVRRMLRRYLVDLF; encoded by the coding sequence ATGGAACTGATTGATCCTCATTTTAAAAAGAATCCCAGACCGTACATAGTCCAGAGCCTCCTTGCGCTGGTCGCATTATTTATTATCCTGTTCTTTATTGAAAGTCTGACTCAGGCAGTGATAGTTGCTGCCCTGGGAGCCTCCACCTTCATTGTGTTTACTATGCCCCATTCCGTTACTGCTCAACCACGCCGGCTGATCGGCGGACACCTGATCGGTATTATCGTCGGTAGCCTGTGTTATCTGGCTTTATACAATTCAAATCTTATCTCTGCAAACTCCCCTCTGGCCATCACGGTTTTTGTATATGCCCTGGCAGTAGCTATATCCATGTTTTTAATGGCCATAACCAGCACCGAACACCCACCGGCAGCAGCCACGGCGCTGGGGATATTGATATACAACGGAGACTCATCGGCGGTCCCGGCGATCATTATCTTTACAATAGCACTGGCCATCGTACGCCGCATGTTGCGGCGCTACCTGGTAGACCTTTTTTAG